A genomic window from Glycine soja cultivar W05 chromosome 10, ASM419377v2, whole genome shotgun sequence includes:
- the LOC114372646 gene encoding KIN14B-interacting protein At4g14310-like: MATRRGGGDDGATVRPRPLSASRRFPSPSLPLQKENTNPRRSTSRSNPRGRSSSPSDLPRPTVQKPTPTALIPRLSSTQKPKPSTTTTRSSLEKLNNNHPHNITTTSRLHEKLAFLEGKVKRIASDIKKTKEMLDMNNPDASKVILSDIQDKISGIEKAMVHVVSNKETKNDAVQVAAKDKSLAKGLKLNTEELEARLFPHQKLLRDRTVVKDKGSVVEEEKVLSPVDDNLVAVEFLALIDKEKEKVNAGEDVKERGGGGNVKRNNGIDVLLGADEKLEDFDDDQENKENKEETLVEEEMDEAFNFRLNGIGTNVATGGWFVNEGEAVLLAHHDGSCTYYDITNCEEKAVYMPPPEVSPNIWRDCWVVRAPGSDGCSGRFVVAASAGNTMDSGFCSWDFYTKEVCALQVDAGTASSRIALGPLPNNIRRNSTSSIVTAEATKWWYRPCGPLIVSTASSQKAVKVFDVRDGEQIMKWDVQMPVLTMDYSSPLQWRNRGKVVVAESESISLWDVNSLTPQALLSVPTGGQKVSALHVSNTDAELGGGVRKRVSSSDAEGNDGVFCTSDSINVLDFRQPSGVGLRISKHGVNVQSVFSRGDSVFLGCSSTSSTGKKQTSLLQQFSLRRQGLFTTYALPESNAHSHHAAISQVWGNSDFVMGVCGLGLFVFDTVKDDALRVLNMDYSSDQSFREVIGPDDMYCPSFDYLGSRALLISRDRPAMWRHLIV, from the exons ATGGCCACTCGCCGCGGCGGCGGAGATGACGGCGCCACCGTCCGTCCCCGCCCCCTCTCCGCCTCTCGCCGCTTCCCTTCCCCTTCCCTTCCTCTCCAGAAAGAAAACACCAACCCTCGCCGCTCCACTTCCCGTTCCAACCCTCGCGGCCGCAGCTCCAGCCCCTCCGATCTCCCCCGCCCCACCGTCCAAAAGCCCACCCCCACCGCCCTAATTCCCAGACTTTCCTCCACCCAAAAGCCCAAaccttccaccaccaccaccagatCCAGCCTCGAAAAACTCAACAATAATCACCCCCACAACATAACCACCACCAGCAGGCTTCACGAGAAGCTCGCGTTTCTCGAAGGCAAAGTAAAGCGGATAGCTTCCGACATAAAGAAGACTAAAGAAATGCTCGACATGAACAACCCTGATGCCTCCAAGGTGATCCTCTCCGACATTCAAGACAAGATCTCCGGAATCGAGAAGGCCATGGTTCATGTCGTTTCTAACAAGGAAACCAAAAATGACGCGGTTCAAGTTGCTGCTAAAGACAAGAGCTTGGCGAAAGGGTTGAAATTGAACACCGAGGAACTTGAGGCAAGGTTGTTCCCTCACCAGAAACTGCTTCGTGACAGGACAGTGGTTAAGGATAAGGGCTCTGTGGTGGAGGAAGAGAAGGTGCTGAGTCCGGTTGACGATAATTTGGTTGCGGTCGAGTTTTTGGCTCTGATtgataaagagaaagagaaggtgAATGCTGGGGAGGATGTGAAGGAAAGGGGTGGAGGTGGGAATGTTAAGAGGAACAATGGCATTGATGTGCTGCTCGGGGCGGATGAGAAGCTCGAGGATTTCGATGATGATCAGGAGAATAAGGAGAACAAGGAAGAGACGCTTGTTGAGGAGGAGATGGATGAGGCTTTCAATTTTAGGCTGAATGGGATTGGTACCAATGTTGCCACCGGTGGCTGGTTCGTCAACGAAGGCGAGGCTGTCCTCCTTGCTCACCATGATGGTTCTTGTACCTATTATGATATTACCAATTGTGAG GAAAAAGCTGTATATATGCCACCCCCAGAAGTTTCACCCAACATATGGAGAGATTGTTGGGTAGTTCGTGCCCCTGGTTCCGATGGTTGCTCTGGAAGGTTTGTAGTAGCTGCATCTGCTGGCAATACTATGGATTCAGGATTTTGCTCATGGGACTTTTACACCAAAGAAGTGTGTGCTTTACAAGTTGATGCTGGAACAGCCTCCTCAAGAATTGCACTTGGACCCTTACCTAACAATATTAGAAGAAATTCTACATCTAGCATTGTGACAGCAGAAGCTACGAAGTGGTGGTATAGGCCCTGTGGACCTCTCATCGTGTCTACGGCCAGCTCACAGAAAGCTGTGAAGGTTTTTGATGTTCGCGATGGAGAGCAAATAATGAAATGGGATGTTCAGATGCCCGTTTTAACAATGGATTATTCTAGCCCTTTGCAATGGAGGAACAGAGGGAAAGTAGTGGTAGCTGAATCTGAATCCATTTCTTTGTGGGATGTGAACTCACTCACTCCTCAAGCTCTGCTCTCTGTTCCTACAGGCGGGCAAAAAGTTTCCGCTCTCCACGTGAGCAACACTGATGCAGAATTGGGTGGAGGGGTTCGCAAAAG AGTAAGTTCATCTGATGCTGAAGGAAATGATGGTGTGTTCTGCACCTCAGATTCTATTAACGTGTTGGACTTTCGCCAGCCATCTGGTGTAGGTCTCAGGATATCAAAACACGGTGTCAATGTGCAATCAGTTTTCTCTCGTGGGGATTCTGTGTTCCTTGGTTGCTCCAGCACAAGTTCAACGGGCAAGAAGCAGACCTCACTGCTGCAACAATTTTCACTGCGCAGACAAGGACTTTTTACAACCTATGCTCTTCCAGAATCCAATGCACACTCACACCATGCAGCAATCTCCCAAGTTTGGGGCAATTCTGACTTTGTCATGGGTGTTTGTGGCCTAGGACTGTTTGTGTTTGATACAGTGAAAGATGATGCACTAAGGGTTCTCAACATGGATTACTCTAGTGATCAAAGTTTTAGAGAAGTTATTGGTCCGGATGACATGTATTGTCCTTCCTTTGATTATCTTGGATCTCGTGCTCTTCTGATATCAAGAGATCGACCAGCTATGTGGAGGCATCTGATAGTTTGA
- the LOC114369604 gene encoding CRIB domain-containing protein RIC1-like — translation MHHHQHLLISGRLINFWCKYINELYLHKLMPTKVKGLLKYISQIFEEKEEEFQIGLPTDVRHVAHIGSDDPSANAPSWMNDIKRGKEPPSGNPTQTVEECEKKSSSNSKRSKIRNHLIPKSRHTSIDIDPDAPKQKPIRRHNRSSDPSADSSNHESSSGGYRRRGSNHGVESSSSQDMPPTGVKTNRRKSKASENSSVKKPSSRRSSKVDSLTDISISDFGSGSGPESGLTAIRI, via the exons ATGCACCACCACCAGCACCTTTTAATTAGTGGAAGGTTAATTAATTTCTGGTGTAAATATATCAACGAGCTTTATCTACATAAATTAATGCCGACCAAGGTGAAAGGCCTCCTTAAATACATATCCCAAATATTCG aagagaaagaagaagaatttcAAATTGGGTTGCCAACTGATGTAAGGCATGTGGCACATATTGGATCAGATGATCCATCTGCAAATGCACCAAGCTGG ATGAACGATATCAAACGAGGAAAAGAACCCCCATCAGGAAACCCTACTCAGACAGTTGAAG AATGTGAGAAAAAGTCATCATCAAATTCCAAACGTTCCAAAATCCGCAACCACCTGATTCCCAAGTCCCGACACACTTCAATCGACATTGATCCTGATGCGCCCAAACAAAAGCCCATACGCCGCCACAATCGCTCCTCGGACCCCTCTGCGGACTCCTCCAACCATGAGTCCTCTAGTGGTGGCTACCGCCGTCGTGGATCCAACCATGGTGTAGAGTCTTCGTCATCACAGGATATGCCACCGACTGGTGTCAAAACAAACCGAAGAAAATCAAAGGCCTCTGAAAACAGTTCGGTGAAGAAGCCTTCGTCTCGAAGATCATCCAAAGTAGATTCTCTAACTGATATTTCTATTTCAGATTTTGGGTCTGGTTCTGGACCCGAAAGTGGGCTTACAGCCATTAGGATTTAA